The genomic region CGCCGAGCCGCCCGCTGCGCCGGCACCAGTGCCACCATCGACCCCGGTTCCACCATCTGAAACACCGCCGCCGTCCGCCGCTTCGGTTGTGCCGGCTGCTCCGCCTGTCGTGGCGGCCACATCTCCGCAGCCGACAAATCCTGAGCAGGGCGCGACTAACCAAGTGCCTCCTTCGCCAGAGCCCGCGTCGCCCAGCGCTCCCGCTGTCGCGTCATTGCCGCCCGCTGCTCCGATGACGCCTTCGCAGAGCGAGGCGACGAGCCCTCCGACGGCATTGCCGGACGGGACGGCGCCAGTTGCCGGGGCCGAACCGCCGTCTGCAGCCTTGGAAGACAGCGCCATTGCCGACAGAATGGCGCCGCTGCCGATGCCTTCGTCCTCTGCGACCCCGCCGACGCCCCCTGTGCCGCTTGCAGCCTCGGTTCCGACGCCGCTGATGAGACCACCGCCGCCGGCAGAAAAACTCGCAAGCGCCGAGCCTGTGCCTTCGGATGACAAGGGTGGGGACGCTTCGAGGGACGCCGCCGTCTCATCGGGCAAACAGGCTCAGCCGACGCAATCTGCAGCGCTGACGCCGCAGCCGGATGGCGACGCCATCGTTGCTCCGCAATCGAATGCGGACCTGAAGCCGATTGATCTCTCCCGTCCCTTTGCAGAGCGCGCCGGCATCCTCACCATCGGCGGCAGGAGCGTGCAGCTTGCCGGCATTGTCCCAACGGATCCAGCACGTAGCTGTACGGGTCCGAACGGCAAGGAATGGCCGTGCGGCACGCTCGCCCGCACCGCGCTCCGCTCCTTCCTGCTTGGCAGGACCATCACCTGCGACGTGCCCGACCCTGAGTGGAAAGGCTCGATCACGGCAGATTGCCGGTTTTCGAGGGTTAATCTCGGCGACTGGCTGGCGCGCAATGGCTGGGCCGAAGTGGCCGCAGGCTCGCCGTTTGCGGGTGCAGCAGACGAAGCCCGCAAGGCAGGCCGTGGCGTCTATGGCAACGATCCGCGCAAAAAGCATCAGTCGACGCTGGCGCCCGAGCCGCCGAAGGAAGATCCGCTCAATCCGATCTGACGCCGGAAGTTACTGTCGGCCATCAGGGATTTTATCCCGACCCTTGTTATCGCTGGCGTGACTTCCTACTCTCGGGGAAGCTTAGAGGGACACACATTATGAATGCACAGCTTTCCGCCCAGGACGCCCTGATCTACGTCATGGTCATGGCTTCAGCCGTCGACCGTACCATGAACGACCGGGAGCTGGGCCGGATCGGCGAGCTGATCGAGGCGTTACCGGTTTTCAAGGGCTTTGACGAGGATCGCCTGATCGCCGTATCGCGCGATTGTGCCACTCTGCTCTCGGGCACCGAGGGGCTGGACATCGTGCTGGAGACGATCCGTGACGCGGTGTCGCCCCGCCTCTACGACACCGCTTACGCGCTCGCAGTCGAGGTTGCCGCTGCCGATCTTTCGGTGACAGCCGAAGAGCTGCGGCTATTGGCGATGCTGCGCGACCGGTTGCAACTCGACAAGCTCACCTGCGCTGCAATCGAGCGCAGTGCCATTGCCCGCTACCGCAAGGCCTGATCCAAGCCTAATAGAGGCTGGTCGGGAAATAGCGTCGATAGATTTCCTGAAGCCGACCGTTGCGCGACAACGTCGCCAGCGCGTGGTTGATGGCTGCCGTCAGATCGGTATCCTGCTGACGCAGCATGACCGTCATCCCCTCTCCGAGAAACTGTTGCGAGAGATACGGCCCGTCGAACAGGGCGCAGCATTTCTCTGCCGCAGGCGAGGTAGTCCAGAACGACAGTTGCAGCCCGTCTGCAAAGGCTGCATCAACCGAGCCGCTTTTCACGGCTGACAAAAGCTGCGCGCTGTCCTCGAATTCAACAGCCGTGATGGCCGGAAAGAAGGCCTTGAGCATCGCGGCATGCGCAGTGGCCTTGATCACACCGACGCGCTTGCCCGAAAGCGCTGCCGCCGTCGTGCCGGGGAGATCGGCTTTGAGATTGCGGACGAAGCGCGCCGGCAACATCAGATAGGGCCTCGAGAAAGCAAACTGGTTTCGCAGATCCGCTGTCACGGCGGTGCCGGCAAGCACGGCGTCGCCCTGCGATGCGGCAAGCGCCGGGCGAAGTTCGCCGAACGGCAATGCCTGGATCTGGCATCTGTCGGCGATTGCGAGTTCCGCACAGATTTCGCGAGCTAGATCGACATGGAAGCCGGCAAGCTTTCCGGACTGGTCCAGAAAATTGAAAGGCGGGAAGTCGGTCGCGGTCAGAAAACGCAGGCGAACCAGCGACGAAAGATCGGGTTTTGGCAATCGCTCACGGGAATCGAACAGGATTGGCAGGTTGCCAACAGGCTTCTCGTCGGCAAAGGTTGACTGCGGCATGAGAAAAGATGAAAATATCGCGCATACCGTGTAAAAACCCCTTAAATTGAGGGGTGATTTAAACCTGCGCATGATTATCATCCAAGGCTAAGCGGCGTGGGGCGTTGCATTGCGTAAGGATGTATCACCTTGATGCGCTTCGGGGAATATCCACCACAAGCGGCAAGCACGGCGGCTGTCGCGCTATCAGACATCATTGGCGAAGTCCTGCCGGCAGATGCAGCACTTCCCGTATTCTTCGGTCGATTGCAGGCAGAGGCCGGCGCACTGCAACGGATCGGCATCGGCCGGCCCTATGTCGAGACGGCAGCCACAGCGGCGCTTCTCAACGGTACCCGTATCGAACAGGAACTGCTGGCGGGGACGCTCGTCAAGGAGGATGCCTACTACGGTGCCATGGCCCGGGTTCTTCGATTGCCGTTCACGGAAACGATCCCCGGTGGCAGCGTCATCGATATCGCCGGGCTCGACAGCCAGCTGTTGCGACCGACCACCCTGCGGGTCAATCACCCTCTGCACCCACCTCTCACCTTGATTGCACCGCAAATCGACCGGTTGGAGGAGGTGGCCGTCCTGTTGAGACGCTACCCGGACCTGAAGCATAGCCTGGTGGTCACGACGCCTGGTGCCATCCGCGCCGCCGTCTGGCAGGCGGGTGCGGATCGTCGCGTCCGCAAGACCGTCGGCGACCTGTTCGAAAGCCAGCCGGGCTTCAGCGCTCGCGTTGTCTTCCACGGCTATCAGGGCTTTTATGCGGGCGTCGGGCTAAGCCTGCTGATGGTCGGGCTGGTTGCGGATCCCAACACCCAGACTATTCTGCATGTGCTGCTGTCCTGTTCCTATCTCGCCACGCTGATGCTGCGGGGGCGCGCAGTCTTCCAGCGCCGTCGGCGGCGGCCAAGACTGGCTGTCGATCCCTGTGGCCCGTGTCCGGTGTATACGGTGATGATCGCGGTCTATGGCGAGGCCGAAATCGTACCGCAACTGGTGACGACGCTGAAACGGCTGGATTGGCCAGTCTCCAGGCTCGACATCAAATTCGTCTGCGAGGCGGACGACGGCGAGACGATTGCTGCCCTGCGGGCCCAGACTCTGGGACCGCAATTCGAGATCGTCGAGGTGCCGCCGATGCATCCGCGCACGAAGCCGAAGGCGTTGACTTATGCGCTCCACGGCGCGCGCGGCGCCTATGTTGCCGTATACGACGCGGAGGACCGCCCGCATCCCCAGCAATTGCGGGAGGCGCACGCCAAGTTCCGGAGTGCGCCAGCCGATGTCGCCTGCCTACAGGCGCCGCTTATCATCGGCAATGGCGGAGAGAGCTGGATCAGCGCCATGTTCGCGCTCGAATATTCGGCGCTGTTCCGGGCACTTCTGCCGATGCTGGCAATGTATCGCATGCCGCTGCCGCTCGGGGGGACATCAAATCATTTTCGCACCGATATCCTGCGGTCATCCGGCGCTTGGGATCCGTTCAACGTCACGGAAGATGCTGATCTCGGCATGCGGCTCTATCGCCTCGGTTATCGCTCGGATGTCATCGATCGCCAGACCATCGAGGATGCACCGACCGGCATAGCCATCTGGTCCCGGCAGCGCACGCGCTGGTTCAAGGGATGGCTTCAAACCTGGCTGGTGTTGATGCGAGACCCGTGCGGCCTGCAGCGGCAGATGGGCTTCAAGGCATTCGCCATCTTCCAGTTGCTGATCGGCGGGATGCTGCTCTCGTCGCTCGGTCATCCGTTGATCATGCTTTTTCTCGTGCGGTCGATGGCGGCTATGCTGCATATGCCGACGGAAGCGATTTCGATGTTCGACATGACGATGTTCGTCATCGATTTTTCCAACATCTTCGGGAGCTACGCCATCTTCCTGTTGCTCGGCACTGCGGCGATGATCGAGCCTGAAAAAAAGCGTATCCGCTGGCGATGGATGACGGTGCCGTTCTACTGGATGCTGGTCTCGATCGCCGCTTGGCGAGCGGTGATAGAGCTCCGGACCAACCCGTTCCATTGGCACAAGACTCCGCACCGGCCATCGACACTGGTTCCGTGACGGGTGTTGCCGGGGCAGGCAGCCGGTGTGTGTGCCCGAATAGCAGGTATTTTCGCGATAATTTAACGCCTGAACGATGGACATGCGGCCGCCTTTTCGGCAAATCCCTAGGCGACTGCTTTTTGCTGGGAGCGCCGCCATGACCGTGATTTACAAGATCGTACCCGAACTCGCCTGGCAGGACGCCCGGGAGGAGGGCATCTTCCACGGTGCATCGATCGACCTTGCCGATGGCTACATCCATTTTTCGACCGCAGCCCAGGCGAAGGAAACGGCGGCACGCTATTTCGCTGGCCAGGCTGACCTGCTGCTGGTTGCCGTCGATAGCGATGTGCTTGGAGACGGCCTTAAATTCGAGCCGTCACGCGGCGGAGATCTGTTTCCCCATCTCTACGGCCTTCTGTCGACCACCTCCGTCCTCTGGGCCAAGCCGCTGCCTTTGGGCAAGGATGGCGCCCACCAGTTTCCGGAGATGCTGCCATGATCGATCTCTTCAAGGCTGTCGCCCGTCGCGGCTTGTTCCTTATTGACCCAGAAACGGCCCACGGTCTGTCGATTTCGGCGCTGAAGTCGGGACTTGTGCCTGCCTGCCTGCTGTCCGCCGATCCGCGCCTGCGGCAGACGGTTGCTGGTCTCGACTTCGTCAATCCGCTCGGCATGGCCGCCGGCTTCGACAAGAATGCCGAGGTGCCCGAGGCGCTGCTGAAGCTAGGCTTCGGCTTCACCGAGATCGGGACGGTCACCCCGAAACCGCAGCCAGGCAATCCCAAGCCACGCATCTTCCGCCTGGTCGACGATGAGGCCGTGATCAACCGGCTCGGTTTTAACAACGAAGGCCATGATGCCGCCTATGCCCGGTTGGCGACCATCCGCAATGCCGGCATGATCGGCGTCAACATCGGCGCCAACAAGGACAGCGTCGATCGGACAGCCGACTACGTCGCCGGCATCAGCCGGTTCTATTCGTTAGCCGGCTATTTCACCGTCAATATCTCGTCGCCGAACACGCCGGGCCTGCGCGATCTGCAGGCGCGCGAAAGCCTGGCCACGCTGCTGTCCGCCGTGCTGGCCGCGCGCGACGCAGAGGCCACAGTCACCACCAGGAAAATCCCGGTGTTCCTCAAGATCGCCCCTGATCTCACGGAAGAGGGCATGGACGACATCGCGGCAGAGGCGCTCGCCCATGACCTCGACGGGCTGATCGTTTCCAACACGACGCTTTCCCGCGAGGGGCTGAAGGACAAGAGCCAGGCGGGGCAGGCGGGCGGTCTGTCCGGCAAGCCGCTGTTCGACGCCTCGACGGCAGTGCTCGCGCGCATGCGCCAGCGGGTCGGCCCATCGATGGCCATCATCGGCGTCGGCGGGATTTCCTCGGCGGAGATGGCGCTCGAAAAGATCCGCGCCGGCGCCGACCTGGTGCAGCTCTATTCCAGCATGGTCTATGGAGGCCCGGGTCTCGCCGGAAGTATCCTTGCCGGCGTGTCGAAGCTTCTGGATCGCGAACAGGCGAAATCGATCCGCGAACTTCGCGACAGCCGGCTCGACTATTGGGCCAATTGGAAGGTCTGATCGGCCTTCGGTTTCAGGCAGGTGGCGAGAAAGAAGCCTCGAAAAAGCAGGAAGCCGTTCAGCGACAGCCAGAGGCCGGCATTGCCGAACGATGGCACGAGGACGGCCAGCGCCGCGAGATAGCAGAGGAACGACAGCAGCATCCGATTGCGCATCTCGCCCGACCAGGTGGCGCCGATGAACACGCCATCCATGAGATAGGCAAGCACACCGGTCAGTCCTGAAATCGCGGCGTAGGGCAGGTATTGCAGGGCCATCGTCCGCACATCGGGCGATGTGGTGAGCACGCCGATGATGGATGCGCCGAAGGCAAGGAAGACCACGGCAGCAAGGCCGGCAAGCCCAAAGGACCAGAGGATGGTCAGTTTCAGGCCGCGATCGAAGGCCGTCCTGTCGCCGGCGCCGATGGCCCGGCCTGTAATCTGCTCGGCTGCGTTAGCAAGGCCGTCAAGATAGAATGCGGAAATCAGCACGAAATTCATCAAAACCGCATTGGCGGCCAGTGTCACCGCGCCAAAATGACCGCCGATACGGGTCATTAGCGTGAAAGCGCCGAGGAGCACGAAGGTACGGATGAGGATATCGCGGTTGAGCCCGAACAGCTGGCCGAATTTCTCCCGCGAGAGAATATCGGATCGCGATGGCCGGGGGACGCCGACAAACCCGCGCATGACGATCACCAGCCCGGCAACAGCGCCGATGGTCTCGCCGATCATCGTTCCCCAGGCAACGCCCGCAACACCCCAGCCGAGCCAGAGCCCAAGCACCAGTGCCAGCACGATGTTGATGCCGTTGATCAGCGTCTGCAGGAAAAGGCCGATGCTGCCCTGGCCGCGACCGAGCACGAAGCCGAGAATGGCGTAGTTGGCAAGTGCGGCCGGTCCGGACAGCATGCGGATCGAGAAATAGCTTCGCGTGGCGACAGCGACGCCACCCTCCGGCCCCATCAGCGTCAGGCCGGCAAAGAGCAGAACCGGCGACAGCAGCAGGAGCACCGCTCCGCAGACGAGCGCCGACAAAAGTGCCCGCCAGAAGATCGCCTGCTGCTCGGTCAGGTCGCCGCGCCCGAAAGCCTGGGCAGTCAGGCCCGTTGTCGAGGCCCGCAGGAAATTGAAGCTGGCAAAGATGAGGTCGAAGAGCACCGCACCGATCGCCAGACCTGCCAGCGCCTCTGGCTGCCCCAGTTGGCCCACCACGGCGGTGTCGGTCAGCCCCAGCAGCGGCGTCGTCATGAAGGCGAGCGTCATCGGCAGGGCGATGGAGAGAACGAGCCGGTGTGTCACCGCAAAGGCCGGGCCGCGCTTGCCGTTCACCGTGTGATCCATTGTTCTGCCTTGCGAGTCGAGCGGCCTAGAGGCGAGACAGTACCATAGACCAGTAGGGCATCTGACCGGGAGCGAAACCTGGCGATACCGCAACGCCGAGACCGGTATAGGGGCCCAGCATGTTTTCGAGGTGATGCGGCGAATGTATCCAGGCATTGACCACCGCATTGACGCTGCCCTGGCCCTCGGCAATGTTTTCCGCAGCTGGGAGCTTGACGCCGCTGGCCTTTACCCGTCGGCCAAAATCGTCGCCGAAGCCGATCAGATGCGCCATCTTCCTGAGGTTTGCCATGCGCTTGGCCTGGTAGAGCGCTGCATCGGTGGCTGCCGGGTCGATGGCGAGCGGCGGCAGGCCATGTTGCGCACGAAGGGCATTCACCAGCGGCAAGGCTGCGGCCGTCTGGTCAGCACCGGGAAGGTTTCTGGCGACCGGCAGGGGCCTGGTGGCGCAGCTGGCAACACCGGCGACAAGCGCAACACCGCCGAGGCGCAATGCGTTGCGCCGGGTCAGGAGAGAATATTCCAGGGTCATGATCAGTTTCGATAGTTGAAGATGCGGAAGAGGATGAAAAGCGGAATAACGATCGTCGCACCAAGCAGCAGGTAGTCGCCGACGCTGCCCAAGGCCGCAAAGCCTGTGTGCCAGAGTTCGAGGATGAAATGGCGGACATTTTCGATCAGATCCATCGGTCTCCAGCCGAAGATCTTCATCACGAATCCGACGATCAGCGACACGACAATGAGCTTGACGATCGTCCGCCCCAGCGAGTCTCCGAGAAACCTGTTCACCTGATCTGACATTGATCTCTCCTGTTCGCCCTGAAATAGGCCGGGCAATTCCGCGCTGCAAGCAGTTTTGATCCCTCGCAGCGGTCTTGCCTGAAATAGGACTTGAGTTTTTTTGTGGCCGCGCCCACAGCCTGTCGTGAACAGGGGTTGCCCAATATGCTGCCGAGCCAGCTTTCTTCCGGAGATGTCACGGCCGACCGGCGCGCCGACTACGCAAAAATGCTTGACGAGAACGGCGAGCCCGGGAGCGCAGCCGAGTTGATGGAGCAAGCGCTGGAGAGGGCGCCGGGATGGGCCGC from Rhizobium tumorigenes harbors:
- a CDS encoding thermonuclease family protein, producing the protein MPSDDKGGDASRDAAVSSGKQAQPTQSAALTPQPDGDAIVAPQSNADLKPIDLSRPFAERAGILTIGGRSVQLAGIVPTDPARSCTGPNGKEWPCGTLARTALRSFLLGRTITCDVPDPEWKGSITADCRFSRVNLGDWLARNGWAEVAAGSPFAGAADEARKAGRGVYGNDPRKKHQSTLAPEPPKEDPLNPI
- a CDS encoding tellurite resistance TerB family protein; the encoded protein is MNAQLSAQDALIYVMVMASAVDRTMNDRELGRIGELIEALPVFKGFDEDRLIAVSRDCATLLSGTEGLDIVLETIRDAVSPRLYDTAYALAVEVAAADLSVTAEELRLLAMLRDRLQLDKLTCAAIERSAIARYRKA
- a CDS encoding transporter substrate-binding domain-containing protein encodes the protein MMRRFKSPLNLRGFYTVCAIFSSFLMPQSTFADEKPVGNLPILFDSRERLPKPDLSSLVRLRFLTATDFPPFNFLDQSGKLAGFHVDLAREICAELAIADRCQIQALPFGELRPALAASQGDAVLAGTAVTADLRNQFAFSRPYLMLPARFVRNLKADLPGTTAAALSGKRVGVIKATAHAAMLKAFFPAITAVEFEDSAQLLSAVKSGSVDAAFADGLQLSFWTTSPAAEKCCALFDGPYLSQQFLGEGMTVMLRQQDTDLTAAINHALATLSRNGRLQEIYRRYFPTSLY
- a CDS encoding glycosyltransferase family 2 protein, translating into MRFGEYPPQAASTAAVALSDIIGEVLPADAALPVFFGRLQAEAGALQRIGIGRPYVETAATAALLNGTRIEQELLAGTLVKEDAYYGAMARVLRLPFTETIPGGSVIDIAGLDSQLLRPTTLRVNHPLHPPLTLIAPQIDRLEEVAVLLRRYPDLKHSLVVTTPGAIRAAVWQAGADRRVRKTVGDLFESQPGFSARVVFHGYQGFYAGVGLSLLMVGLVADPNTQTILHVLLSCSYLATLMLRGRAVFQRRRRRPRLAVDPCGPCPVYTVMIAVYGEAEIVPQLVTTLKRLDWPVSRLDIKFVCEADDGETIAALRAQTLGPQFEIVEVPPMHPRTKPKALTYALHGARGAYVAVYDAEDRPHPQQLREAHAKFRSAPADVACLQAPLIIGNGGESWISAMFALEYSALFRALLPMLAMYRMPLPLGGTSNHFRTDILRSSGAWDPFNVTEDADLGMRLYRLGYRSDVIDRQTIEDAPTGIAIWSRQRTRWFKGWLQTWLVLMRDPCGLQRQMGFKAFAIFQLLIGGMLLSSLGHPLIMLFLVRSMAAMLHMPTEAISMFDMTMFVIDFSNIFGSYAIFLLLGTAAMIEPEKKRIRWRWMTVPFYWMLVSIAAWRAVIELRTNPFHWHKTPHRPSTLVP
- a CDS encoding DUF952 domain-containing protein, with amino-acid sequence MDMRPPFRQIPRRLLFAGSAAMTVIYKIVPELAWQDAREEGIFHGASIDLADGYIHFSTAAQAKETAARYFAGQADLLLVAVDSDVLGDGLKFEPSRGGDLFPHLYGLLSTTSVLWAKPLPLGKDGAHQFPEMLP
- a CDS encoding quinone-dependent dihydroorotate dehydrogenase — translated: MIDLFKAVARRGLFLIDPETAHGLSISALKSGLVPACLLSADPRLRQTVAGLDFVNPLGMAAGFDKNAEVPEALLKLGFGFTEIGTVTPKPQPGNPKPRIFRLVDDEAVINRLGFNNEGHDAAYARLATIRNAGMIGVNIGANKDSVDRTADYVAGISRFYSLAGYFTVNISSPNTPGLRDLQARESLATLLSAVLAARDAEATVTTRKIPVFLKIAPDLTEEGMDDIAAEALAHDLDGLIVSNTTLSREGLKDKSQAGQAGGLSGKPLFDASTAVLARMRQRVGPSMAIIGVGGISSAEMALEKIRAGADLVQLYSSMVYGGPGLAGSILAGVSKLLDREQAKSIRELRDSRLDYWANWKV
- a CDS encoding MATE family efflux transporter, whose protein sequence is MDHTVNGKRGPAFAVTHRLVLSIALPMTLAFMTTPLLGLTDTAVVGQLGQPEALAGLAIGAVLFDLIFASFNFLRASTTGLTAQAFGRGDLTEQQAIFWRALLSALVCGAVLLLLSPVLLFAGLTLMGPEGGVAVATRSYFSIRMLSGPAALANYAILGFVLGRGQGSIGLFLQTLINGINIVLALVLGLWLGWGVAGVAWGTMIGETIGAVAGLVIVMRGFVGVPRPSRSDILSREKFGQLFGLNRDILIRTFVLLGAFTLMTRIGGHFGAVTLAANAVLMNFVLISAFYLDGLANAAEQITGRAIGAGDRTAFDRGLKLTILWSFGLAGLAAVVFLAFGASIIGVLTTSPDVRTMALQYLPYAAISGLTGVLAYLMDGVFIGATWSGEMRNRMLLSFLCYLAALAVLVPSFGNAGLWLSLNGFLLFRGFFLATCLKPKADQTFQLAQ
- a CDS encoding CAP domain-containing protein; its protein translation is MTLEYSLLTRRNALRLGGVALVAGVASCATRPLPVARNLPGADQTAAALPLVNALRAQHGLPPLAIDPAATDAALYQAKRMANLRKMAHLIGFGDDFGRRVKASGVKLPAAENIAEGQGSVNAVVNAWIHSPHHLENMLGPYTGLGVAVSPGFAPGQMPYWSMVLSRL
- a CDS encoding DUF6460 domain-containing protein, producing MSDQVNRFLGDSLGRTIVKLIVVSLIVGFVMKIFGWRPMDLIENVRHFILELWHTGFAALGSVGDYLLLGATIVIPLFILFRIFNYRN